One part of the Pseudoalteromonas ulvae UL12 genome encodes these proteins:
- a CDS encoding DUF1338 domain-containing protein, producing the protein MHNDVNALFDNLWQNYLAVTPSAVKVHELLGSTQQDDIINDHIALRTFNIEKVGLEKLAAHFLAVGYKECGEYHFEAKKLYAKHFEHSDPKQPKVFISELLIDQCSPELQAIVHNMVDQIDQQAVTADNFLYSGTHWQVDSETYKSLLAESEYAAWMSAWGYRANHFTVNINELTNFSTIETVNDTLKEAGFALNTSGGEIKGSPEVLLEQSSTLADDCDVQFSDQTMSVPSCFYEFALRYPMANGELYTGFVAASADKIFESTNAR; encoded by the coding sequence ATGCATAACGATGTAAATGCTTTATTTGACAATCTTTGGCAAAACTATTTAGCTGTCACCCCTTCAGCTGTCAAAGTACATGAGTTACTCGGCTCTACGCAGCAAGATGACATCATTAATGATCATATTGCGCTGCGTACATTCAACATTGAAAAAGTCGGTTTAGAAAAACTAGCCGCTCATTTTTTAGCTGTGGGTTACAAAGAGTGCGGTGAATACCATTTTGAAGCAAAAAAACTCTATGCCAAGCATTTCGAACATAGTGATCCAAAGCAACCTAAAGTATTTATCTCTGAGTTACTGATTGACCAATGCTCACCTGAACTACAAGCCATTGTTCACAACATGGTGGATCAAATTGATCAACAAGCCGTGACTGCAGATAACTTTTTATATTCAGGTACACATTGGCAAGTTGATTCAGAGACGTACAAATCATTATTGGCAGAAAGTGAATACGCTGCATGGATGTCTGCATGGGGTTACCGCGCAAATCACTTCACGGTTAACATTAATGAATTAACTAATTTTTCTACCATAGAAACGGTGAATGACACCCTAAAAGAAGCGGGTTTCGCACTCAATACATCAGGTGGAGAAATTAAAGGCTCGCCAGAGGTGTTATTAGAGCAATCTTCTACACTGGCTGATGATTGTGACGTGCAATTTAGCGACCAAACAATGTCTGTTCCTAGCTGTTTTTACGAGTTTGCCTTACGTTACCCGATGGCTAATGGCGAATTATACACTGGGTTTGTTGCTGCATCTGCCGATAAAATATTTGAGAGCACCAACGCTCGATAA
- the astD gene encoding succinylglutamate-semialdehyde dehydrogenase: protein MSFPVQFINNQWIEGLGPQFQSLNPANGEVLWQGAGANAEQVNQAILAARAAFYEWADRSFEQRIAVLEAFAEQLKANTQSLAIIIAKETGKPLWETRTEVAAMIGKVAISIKANQERTGVVENPMPGAKAFIRHKPHGVVAVFGPYNFPGHLPNGHIVPALLAGNTVVFKPSEMTPMVAEFTVQLWQKAGLPAGVLNLVQGELETGKALAGNSEIDGLFFTGSSNTGHLLHRQFAGHPGKILALEMGGNNPLIVKDVADVSAAVHDIIQSAFVTSGQRCTCSRRIFIANDANGDAILDKLISATNDIMIGDSFAEPQPFMGSMISEQAALGMLTAQKEIQSLGGKSIIEMRHLQAGTGFVSPGIIDVTAISELPDEEHFGPLLKVYRYSDFDRAIDEANNTSFGLSAGLLADSESDYNHFFKRIRAGIVNWNRPITGASSAAPFGGIGASGNHRASAFYAADYCAYPVSSVEAPSVSLPTNLAPGLTLE, encoded by the coding sequence ATGAGTTTTCCTGTTCAGTTTATCAACAACCAATGGATTGAAGGCTTAGGGCCACAGTTTCAATCACTCAATCCTGCTAATGGCGAAGTCCTTTGGCAAGGTGCAGGCGCTAACGCAGAGCAAGTTAATCAAGCAATTTTGGCAGCGCGCGCTGCTTTTTATGAATGGGCTGATCGCTCATTCGAACAACGCATTGCTGTGTTAGAAGCATTTGCTGAGCAATTAAAGGCCAACACTCAGTCATTAGCGATTATTATTGCCAAAGAAACAGGCAAGCCCCTTTGGGAAACACGCACCGAAGTGGCTGCAATGATTGGTAAAGTGGCCATTTCCATTAAAGCAAATCAAGAACGTACCGGTGTGGTCGAAAATCCGATGCCTGGTGCAAAAGCATTTATTCGCCATAAACCACATGGCGTCGTTGCTGTTTTTGGTCCTTATAATTTCCCTGGTCACCTTCCTAACGGTCATATTGTGCCTGCGCTATTAGCGGGTAACACGGTGGTTTTTAAACCATCAGAAATGACCCCTATGGTTGCTGAGTTTACTGTGCAACTTTGGCAAAAAGCAGGACTGCCTGCTGGGGTACTCAACCTAGTACAAGGTGAACTAGAAACCGGCAAAGCACTTGCTGGAAACTCTGAAATTGACGGGTTATTCTTTACTGGTAGTTCAAATACTGGTCACTTGCTTCATCGTCAATTTGCTGGTCACCCTGGCAAAATCCTCGCTTTAGAAATGGGAGGCAATAACCCACTTATCGTGAAAGATGTTGCGGATGTGTCTGCTGCAGTCCATGACATTATTCAATCGGCTTTTGTTACCTCTGGACAACGCTGTACTTGTTCACGCCGTATTTTTATTGCTAATGATGCCAATGGCGATGCGATTTTAGACAAATTGATCAGCGCTACAAACGACATAATGATTGGTGATTCATTTGCTGAGCCTCAGCCTTTTATGGGATCAATGATATCTGAGCAAGCAGCGCTTGGCATGCTTACAGCTCAAAAAGAAATACAATCGCTAGGTGGAAAGTCGATCATCGAAATGCGTCATCTGCAAGCTGGAACAGGCTTTGTTTCACCTGGGATCATTGATGTCACGGCTATTTCTGAACTTCCTGATGAAGAGCACTTCGGGCCTTTATTAAAAGTTTACCGTTATAGTGATTTTGATCGTGCAATCGACGAAGCGAACAATACATCATTTGGTTTATCTGCAGGCTTATTAGCCGATTCAGAATCTGATTATAACCACTTTTTTAAACGTATTCGTGCCGGAATTGTTAATTGGAATCGCCCAATTACAGGTGCATCTAGTGCGGCCCCATTTGGTGGCATTGGAGCCAGTGGCAACCACCGAGCGAGTGCTTTTTATGCTGCAGACTATTGTGCTTATCCGGTTTCATCGGTCGAAGCGCCCTCTGTCAGTTTACCGACTAACCTTGCGCCGGGTTTAACACTAGAATAA
- the astA gene encoding arginine N-succinyltransferase, which produces MQVIRPIQQSDFAALKQIAIDSGHGFTSLPVNDEILLNKITRSEQSFKQAVTQPGDQGYLFVLEDCQTKKIIGTTAIEASVGLSVPLYHYHRGKTVHHSPTLNVYNTVETLTMCNDYTGASEICTLFLHEDHRKGHAGRLLSRIRFLFMAEHPERFSDTVIAEMRGVSDKHGHSPFWQWLQEHFFSIDFPTADHLIGVGNKVFISELMPKFPIYANLLSQEAQAVIGQVHTKTKPALRLLEKEGFEHRGYVDLFDAGPTVEAKINNIKTVRDSLVAPIEIAEVETEHAFAVCNHEIAQFRATVSNNVQYDASAQTLFVSQAIADALNLSSGDLVRFCKFN; this is translated from the coding sequence ATGCAAGTAATTCGCCCTATACAACAGTCTGATTTTGCAGCTTTAAAGCAAATCGCCATCGATTCAGGCCATGGATTTACCTCGCTGCCTGTGAACGACGAAATCCTGTTAAATAAAATCACTCGCTCAGAGCAGAGCTTCAAACAAGCCGTGACACAGCCAGGTGATCAAGGTTATCTTTTTGTACTAGAAGATTGCCAAACTAAAAAAATCATCGGAACCACCGCCATCGAAGCCTCGGTTGGTTTATCTGTCCCGCTTTATCATTATCACCGTGGTAAAACAGTTCATCATTCGCCAACGTTGAATGTTTACAATACAGTGGAAACACTGACAATGTGTAATGATTACACAGGTGCAAGCGAAATTTGTACGCTCTTTCTTCACGAAGATCACCGTAAAGGGCACGCTGGGCGCTTGCTGTCTCGTATCCGCTTTTTGTTTATGGCTGAACATCCTGAGCGTTTTTCAGATACTGTCATTGCTGAGATGCGGGGCGTTTCCGATAAACACGGTCATTCCCCTTTTTGGCAATGGTTACAAGAGCATTTTTTCAGTATCGATTTTCCAACCGCAGATCATTTAATTGGAGTAGGAAATAAAGTGTTTATTTCTGAGTTGATGCCGAAATTTCCAATTTACGCTAATTTGCTCAGTCAAGAAGCTCAAGCGGTTATTGGCCAAGTTCACACCAAAACAAAGCCAGCGTTAAGATTGCTGGAAAAAGAAGGCTTTGAGCACCGCGGCTATGTCGACCTGTTTGATGCCGGCCCGACTGTCGAAGCGAAGATCAATAATATCAAAACAGTCAGAGATTCTCTCGTCGCTCCCATTGAAATTGCAGAAGTCGAAACTGAACATGCCTTTGCGGTGTGTAATCATGAGATAGCGCAATTTCGAGCCACAGTCAGCAATAATGTGCAGTACGATGCCAGCGCACAGACGCTTTTTGTATCACAAGCGATTGCTGATGCATTGAATCTTTCATCAGGCGATCTCGTTCGCTTTTGCAAATTTAACTAG
- a CDS encoding aspartate aminotransferase family protein translates to MQVTRSLFDDVMVPNYAPSAVIPVKGSGSRVWDQNGQEFIDFAGGIAVNCLGHCHPALVTALKEQSEKLWHLSNVMTNEPALRLAKKMTDATFADKVYFANSGAEANEAALKLARRYALDVYGADKTGIIAFNKGFHGRTFFTVTVGGQAAYSDGFGPKPADISHCDYNDLAAFEALINDKTCAVMMEPLQGEGGIISPTAEFVQAVRELCTKHNALLIFDEVQTGVGRTGDLYAYQGLATTPDILTTAKALGGGFPIGAMITTKDIAEHLKVGTHGSTYGGNPLACAVAEAAFDTVNTPEVLAGVKEREQMFRDGLANINAKYNVFSEVRGKGLLLGAVLNTDYAGRARDFLVASTEQGLMSLVAGMDVIRFTPSLVIPKEDIIEGLARFEKAVAHVVNG, encoded by the coding sequence ATGCAAGTCACTCGCTCACTATTTGATGATGTTATGGTGCCAAATTATGCCCCTTCGGCTGTTATTCCAGTAAAAGGTAGCGGCTCACGTGTTTGGGATCAAAACGGTCAAGAATTTATCGATTTTGCTGGTGGCATTGCCGTCAACTGTTTAGGTCATTGTCACCCTGCTCTGGTTACTGCATTAAAAGAGCAAAGCGAAAAGTTATGGCACTTATCGAATGTAATGACTAATGAGCCTGCACTTCGTTTAGCAAAAAAAATGACTGATGCAACCTTTGCAGATAAAGTCTATTTTGCCAACTCAGGCGCAGAAGCCAACGAAGCAGCGTTAAAACTTGCTCGTCGTTATGCACTTGATGTTTATGGCGCAGACAAAACGGGCATCATTGCATTTAATAAAGGGTTTCACGGTCGTACATTCTTTACCGTAACTGTCGGTGGGCAAGCAGCTTACTCTGACGGCTTTGGTCCAAAACCAGCTGACATCTCACATTGTGACTATAACGATTTAGCGGCTTTTGAAGCCTTGATCAATGATAAAACCTGCGCGGTAATGATGGAGCCACTACAAGGTGAGGGTGGCATCATTTCTCCAACGGCTGAATTTGTACAAGCAGTGCGCGAGCTTTGTACCAAACATAATGCTTTACTTATTTTTGATGAAGTACAAACGGGTGTGGGCCGTACTGGCGACTTATACGCTTATCAAGGATTAGCAACCACACCTGACATTTTGACAACAGCAAAAGCCTTAGGTGGCGGTTTCCCAATTGGTGCAATGATCACAACTAAAGACATTGCAGAACATTTAAAAGTGGGCACTCATGGTTCGACCTATGGTGGTAACCCATTAGCATGTGCAGTTGCAGAAGCAGCCTTTGATACCGTCAATACACCAGAAGTATTAGCAGGTGTCAAAGAGCGCGAGCAAATGTTCCGTGATGGTTTAGCCAACATCAACGCAAAATACAATGTATTTAGCGAAGTGCGTGGCAAAGGATTACTGTTAGGTGCCGTGTTAAATACTGACTATGCTGGACGTGCACGCGATTTCCTTGTTGCATCTACTGAACAAGGCTTAATGAGCCTAGTCGCAGGTATGGACGTGATCCGTTTTACCCCTTCATTGGTGATCCCTAAAGAAGACATTATCGAAGGCTTAGCACGTTTTGAAAAAGCGGTTGCGCACGTGGTAAATGGCTAA
- a CDS encoding Lrp/AsnC family transcriptional regulator has translation MISEQDQTLLSLLRTNARMSISDLARALGVSRSTVQNRISRLEQTGVINGYVLEYGNQYLSEQVAAHVSIKVKQKLTTKTNLELKQLSQITALYAISGEHDLIAIVQAQSLEQLSKILDDIGNLDGVERTNSSVILETKFKR, from the coding sequence ATGATAAGTGAACAAGATCAAACTCTCCTTTCTTTATTACGAACGAATGCGCGGATGAGCATTTCTGACTTAGCGCGAGCGCTTGGGGTGTCTCGTTCAACTGTACAAAATCGCATCAGCCGACTGGAGCAAACAGGTGTGATAAATGGCTATGTTTTAGAATACGGGAACCAATACCTCAGCGAGCAAGTGGCTGCTCATGTCTCCATTAAGGTCAAACAAAAATTAACCACCAAAACAAATTTAGAACTCAAACAATTGAGCCAAATAACGGCGCTTTATGCCATTAGTGGCGAACACGATTTAATTGCCATTGTGCAAGCTCAATCTCTTGAACAATTAAGCAAAATCTTAGACGACATTGGAAACTTGGATGGGGTAGAGCGAACGAACTCATCAGTGATTTTAGAAACAAAATTTAAGCGTTAA
- a CDS encoding isoamylase early set domain-containing protein: MLTKRFFKTKAEVTFELSASDAKQVALVAEFNDWQPLPMKFVKKEKVYRTKVRLPLEQQFHFRYLINEETWENDHQADAYLPNSFGSENSVVSTVQC, from the coding sequence ATGTTAACTAAGCGTTTTTTCAAAACAAAAGCAGAAGTCACCTTTGAATTAAGTGCCTCAGATGCAAAACAAGTCGCCTTGGTGGCTGAGTTTAATGATTGGCAGCCTCTGCCAATGAAATTTGTCAAAAAAGAAAAAGTCTACCGTACCAAAGTACGCTTACCCCTTGAGCAACAATTTCATTTTCGATACCTGATCAACGAAGAAACATGGGAAAATGATCATCAAGCAGACGCATATTTGCCCAACTCATTTGGTAGCGAAAACAGCGTTGTGTCGACTGTGCAATGCTAA
- the malQ gene encoding 4-alpha-glucanotransferase produces the protein MDVIEQSLYLHGIGLKYNGYSGEEITFEQPLREAVLGTMLTDNTPPLADLNHQLDVAPWFELIDKTVFCQQHTGLVTVKLSPQSLGQPLYWQVFDNDQGVMASGEALCTETSVCGDYVYQERRYTAHEICLGKLPFGYFQLQVQCLNQEATAQLIVYPETAFNQEEAKYWGLSLQLYSVRSEQNLGIGDFHDLTHIIKQVAAMGAGYILLNPLHALFDNDVDRASPYSPNDRLCLNPLYIDVLSCEDFTHNEQAQALYTSEDFQQALQQEKAATYINYHAVASAKTTLFKLMYAQFLQQACAIRQQAFMQFCQTHQTALQRYANWQKQNISDPAYQDDDFSFYLQWLASSQLEQAQQLCKDLGMSIGLIRDLAVGCAADGNEALSQSSLFNQAVSIGAPPDPWAEQGQNWGLPPMDPKQLKGSQYQHFIALIRANMRHCGALRIDHVMSLLRLWWCILDGEHQGKGCYVYYPFEQLLAILKLESQLNSCAVIGEDLGIVPPEISHALRNGQVYSNILFYFEKDHQGQFSRRQDLKPHALLMIANHDVPTFRAWWHYDDLALRARLGLFDSATSQQQAEQARDEERQRLIAWLRAEDPQITVSLEDDHQTIYSKLVRLLAQSPVQLFTIQLDDLDNCDLPVNIPGTDKEYPNWRRRLQLDIHQLLNNNQLLASLPKLRDL, from the coding sequence ATGGATGTGATTGAGCAATCTTTATACCTGCACGGTATTGGTCTTAAATACAATGGCTACAGTGGTGAAGAAATAACATTTGAGCAACCGCTCAGAGAAGCGGTACTTGGCACAATGTTAACGGATAATACTCCACCACTGGCTGATTTAAATCATCAATTGGATGTGGCTCCTTGGTTTGAGCTGATCGATAAAACAGTTTTTTGTCAGCAACACACAGGGTTAGTGACGGTTAAGTTGTCTCCTCAATCCTTAGGGCAACCTCTTTATTGGCAGGTATTTGATAACGATCAAGGTGTGATGGCCTCTGGCGAGGCACTCTGTACAGAAACATCTGTGTGTGGTGATTATGTTTATCAAGAGCGCCGCTATACTGCTCATGAGATTTGTTTGGGCAAATTACCGTTTGGGTATTTCCAATTACAGGTTCAATGTTTGAATCAAGAGGCGACTGCTCAATTAATTGTTTATCCTGAGACGGCCTTTAATCAAGAAGAGGCGAAATACTGGGGGCTGTCATTACAGCTTTATAGTGTGCGCAGTGAGCAAAATCTCGGAATTGGAGATTTTCATGATTTAACGCACATTATCAAACAGGTTGCAGCTATGGGCGCTGGGTACATTTTACTCAACCCTTTACATGCGTTGTTTGATAATGATGTCGACAGGGCCAGTCCTTACAGTCCTAATGATAGATTGTGTTTAAACCCGCTTTATATTGATGTGCTCAGCTGTGAAGATTTCACCCATAATGAACAAGCGCAAGCGTTGTACACAAGTGAAGACTTTCAACAGGCTTTACAGCAAGAAAAAGCCGCGACTTATATTAACTATCACGCTGTTGCGAGCGCTAAAACAACGTTGTTTAAATTGATGTATGCTCAGTTTTTGCAGCAGGCTTGTGCAATTCGCCAACAAGCATTTATGCAATTTTGTCAAACCCATCAAACAGCTTTACAGCGTTATGCGAACTGGCAAAAGCAAAATATCTCCGATCCTGCGTATCAAGATGATGATTTTTCATTTTACTTGCAATGGCTGGCCTCTTCGCAGCTTGAACAGGCTCAGCAATTATGCAAAGACCTAGGAATGAGCATAGGTTTGATCCGTGATTTAGCCGTCGGATGCGCAGCAGATGGCAATGAGGCACTCAGTCAATCGTCACTGTTTAATCAAGCGGTGAGTATTGGCGCGCCCCCTGATCCTTGGGCTGAACAAGGACAAAATTGGGGGTTACCTCCTATGGATCCTAAGCAGCTTAAAGGGAGTCAATATCAGCACTTCATCGCGTTAATACGGGCCAATATGCGCCATTGTGGTGCACTCAGAATTGACCATGTAATGAGTTTATTGCGTTTGTGGTGGTGTATTTTAGACGGAGAACACCAAGGCAAAGGCTGTTATGTCTATTACCCATTCGAGCAATTACTGGCCATTTTAAAATTGGAAAGTCAATTAAACAGCTGCGCAGTGATAGGAGAGGATTTAGGCATAGTCCCACCCGAAATTTCTCACGCGCTGCGTAATGGTCAAGTTTATTCGAACATCTTGTTTTATTTTGAAAAAGACCACCAAGGGCAGTTTTCTCGTCGGCAAGATTTAAAACCTCATGCACTATTAATGATTGCCAATCATGATGTCCCAACATTTCGGGCATGGTGGCACTATGATGACTTGGCACTGCGGGCACGTTTAGGATTATTTGATTCAGCCACCTCACAACAGCAGGCGGAGCAAGCACGAGATGAAGAACGCCAGCGGCTAATCGCATGGCTAAGGGCCGAAGATCCGCAAATCACTGTATCTCTAGAGGATGATCACCAAACCATTTACAGCAAGCTGGTGAGGTTATTGGCCCAATCGCCTGTGCAGCTTTTTACAATTCAATTGGATGATCTCGATAACTGCGATTTACCAGTCAATATTCCTGGTACTGATAAAGAATACCCAAATTGGCGCAGACGTTTACAGCTCGACATTCATCAACTTTTAAATAACAACCAACTTTTAGCGTCATTGCCAAAGTTAAGGGATTTATAA
- the glgB gene encoding 1,4-alpha-glucan branching protein GlgB: MKEATIAKTPVKHAQFAQQIEALSHGLFHDPFSFLGPHQVSADAYQLRVYLPGAITVHYVAKSGSYQYTQIAGSALFILDLAVNDFQSDYQLKIEYPLATITQADEYSFSSTLDLQAMYLFNEGSLEQAYLHLGAHWHTCNAKTEGVRFTVWAPNAQSVSVIGEFNDWQVCRHFMRKHPASGVWEIFISQLQAGQAYKFSVVTAQGDRLEKADPFAFAMEVPPQTASIIPHKGMFRAAKTDKQRLQEQARKQLRNAIDAPISIYEVHAGSWMRVPEENNRYLSYQELAHKLIPYVKSLGFTHIQLMPISEFPFDGSWGYQPVGLFAPTSRFGTLADFAHFVDACHKEHIGLLIDWVPGHFPSDAHGLAKFDGSHLFEHADKRQGYHPDWHTHIYNYDRAEVQSFLLSNAMYWFDNFSIDGLRVDAVASMLYLDYSRQEGEWIPNHHGGRENLGAIEVLKQVNQRSYQRHPGIMMVAEESTAWPGVTQFTEHGGLGFGYKWNMGWMNDSLHYMQRDPLYRKHHHNEMTFSLVYAFSENYVLPLSHDEVVHGKGSLINKMPGDDWQKFANLRAFYAYMWSHPGKKLLFMGGEFAQYNEWDHDSSLDWHLLDFAPHKGMQQLIARLNRIYRATPALYEKDNHPSGFAWLDGHNSEQSIFSFIRYGKLSQSPVIVVSNMTPASYKTYRIGVPEAGQYAVLLDTDNVEFGGSGFAKSTVYSTTNKAWQGHQCSIEIDLPPLASVYLIKEA, encoded by the coding sequence ATGAAAGAAGCAACTATCGCTAAGACACCAGTCAAGCACGCACAATTTGCCCAACAAATTGAGGCATTATCACATGGGCTGTTTCATGATCCGTTTTCATTTTTAGGCCCACATCAAGTATCCGCGGATGCGTATCAGCTGCGTGTCTACCTTCCTGGTGCAATCACAGTCCACTATGTGGCTAAAAGTGGTAGTTATCAATATACCCAAATAGCGGGCAGTGCGTTATTTATCTTAGATTTAGCTGTGAACGATTTTCAGTCTGATTATCAGCTGAAAATTGAGTATCCGCTTGCGACTATCACACAAGCTGATGAGTATAGTTTCAGTAGCACATTAGATTTACAGGCCATGTATTTATTTAACGAGGGCTCACTGGAGCAGGCGTATTTGCATCTAGGTGCGCACTGGCATACTTGTAATGCAAAGACTGAAGGGGTGCGTTTTACGGTTTGGGCACCGAATGCACAAAGTGTCAGTGTGATTGGTGAATTTAACGATTGGCAAGTTTGCCGTCACTTTATGCGTAAACACCCCGCATCGGGTGTATGGGAAATTTTCATTTCGCAGCTACAAGCGGGTCAAGCCTATAAGTTTAGTGTGGTAACAGCGCAAGGGGATCGTTTAGAAAAAGCCGATCCGTTTGCCTTTGCCATGGAAGTTCCTCCGCAAACGGCCTCAATTATTCCTCATAAAGGCATGTTCAGAGCAGCCAAAACGGATAAACAACGATTACAAGAGCAAGCGCGAAAGCAGCTGCGCAACGCCATTGATGCACCTATCAGTATTTATGAAGTGCATGCAGGTTCGTGGATGCGTGTACCTGAAGAGAATAATCGCTATTTAAGCTATCAAGAATTAGCGCACAAGCTGATCCCTTATGTGAAATCACTCGGGTTTACGCACATCCAACTTATGCCAATTAGCGAGTTTCCATTTGATGGTTCATGGGGCTATCAACCTGTAGGCTTGTTTGCACCAACCAGCCGTTTTGGCACATTGGCTGATTTTGCGCACTTTGTCGATGCGTGCCATAAAGAACACATCGGTTTATTAATTGATTGGGTGCCCGGGCATTTTCCAAGTGATGCCCATGGTTTGGCTAAGTTTGATGGCTCACATTTATTTGAACATGCGGATAAACGCCAAGGTTACCACCCTGATTGGCATACCCATATTTACAACTATGATCGTGCCGAAGTGCAAAGCTTTTTATTATCGAACGCCATGTATTGGTTTGATAATTTTTCTATCGATGGGTTACGTGTCGATGCTGTTGCTTCCATGCTGTACCTTGATTACAGCCGCCAAGAGGGTGAATGGATCCCAAATCACCATGGAGGTCGTGAAAATTTAGGTGCCATTGAGGTGCTAAAACAAGTCAATCAGCGCAGTTATCAGCGTCATCCCGGCATCATGATGGTCGCAGAAGAATCAACAGCGTGGCCTGGAGTCACCCAGTTTACAGAGCATGGTGGATTGGGTTTTGGTTATAAATGGAACATGGGCTGGATGAATGATTCACTTCATTATATGCAACGGGATCCGCTCTATCGAAAGCATCATCATAATGAAATGACTTTTTCGTTGGTGTATGCATTTAGCGAAAATTATGTCTTACCGCTAAGCCATGATGAAGTGGTGCATGGTAAAGGGTCATTAATCAATAAAATGCCAGGAGACGATTGGCAAAAATTTGCCAATTTACGCGCTTTTTATGCCTATATGTGGAGCCATCCGGGTAAAAAATTGTTATTTATGGGCGGTGAATTTGCACAATATAACGAGTGGGATCATGATTCCTCGTTAGATTGGCACTTACTCGATTTTGCCCCGCATAAAGGGATGCAACAATTAATTGCGCGTTTAAACCGAATTTATCGTGCTACACCTGCGTTATACGAAAAAGACAATCACCCCAGTGGATTTGCTTGGTTAGATGGACACAATAGCGAGCAGAGTATTTTTAGTTTTATCCGTTATGGGAAACTGAGCCAATCGCCGGTCATTGTGGTAAGTAACATGACACCTGCGAGCTACAAGACATATCGGATTGGTGTGCCAGAAGCGGGGCAGTACGCGGTGTTACTTGATACCGATAATGTCGAGTTTGGTGGTTCAGGTTTTGCTAAAAGTACCGTTTACTCGACAACAAATAAGGCATGGCAAGGTCATCAGTGCAGTATTGAAATAGATCTACCTCCTTTGGCGAGCGTTTACTTAATTAAGGAAGCGTGA